ATCGTCGGTTCTTCGACTGATCCGTGGGCGGCGGCGTCGCGCGATGCCCTGCGCCCGCCGTCGACGGGGATAAGGTGACCCGACCGTGATCGCCGAAATCATCATCATCGTGGGCAGCCTCGACGAGGCCGTGACCTTCTACACCGAGACCGTCGGCCTGGACTACCTGCGACGGGTCCGCGTCGACGACGCAACGGTCGTGATGCTCGGCGCAGGCGGAACCCGCGTGTCGTTGCTGGAGGGCCCCACACCCAGCGTGCGCGTGGTGTTCACCACCGACGACATCGGCGTCGACCATCGACGCCTCGTGCGGCGGGGCACACCGATGCCCATCGAACCGACCCGGGCACGCGGTGGCACCGTGCTGCCGTTCACCGATCCGTGGGGCAACGCACTGGCCTTCTGGGAGACCTCGTGAGCACCGAACACATCGGCCGATTGACCAGCGGACTCGTCATCGGCTGGCGGGAGTGGGTACGCCTGCCCGACCTCGGCATCGTCGTCAAGGCGAAGGTCGACACTGGCGCGCGGACCTCCGCCATCCATGCCACCGACATCGAACGGCACGGCGACGTCGTGCACTTCACCGTGCACCCCCATCAGCGGGACGACGACGACGCCACGCGCGTCAGCGCGCCGCTCGTGGACGTCCGTGAGGTGCGGTCCTCCTCCGGTGCCACGAGCGAGCGCTACGTCGTCCGCACGCCGGTCACGCTGCACCGGCGGCGGTGGACCATCGAGCTGACGCTGGCCAGCCGCGACGACATGGGGTTCCGCATGCTGCTCGGCCGCACCGCCGTCCGCGGGCGGTTCCTCGTCGACCCGGGCGTGTCGTACCTGGCTGGTGACGGCAACCCGTCCGACACGAAAATGTGACGGATCGGCGTCGGAGGCGTCGCCTCCGGAGCCACGGGATTATCGTGCCCGCATGCGTCGTTTGCCGATCCTGGTCCTCACCGCCCTGCTGCTCGTGCCCCTGCTACCGGCCGTCCCGGCCGCCGCGGAGGACTTCCACATCATCAACGGCCAGCCGGCCGATCGGGGCGAGTACCCGGCCATGGCGGCGCTGGTCATCAGGGATCAGGAGTTCCAGTTCTGTGGCGGGACGCTGATCGACGACGAATGGATCCTCACGGCGGCGCACTGCTTCTACGACAGCCGGACCGGCGGATCCCAGATCCCACCCGGCGAGCTCGAGATCGTCATCAACGCCACCAACTGGCGCACCGACAACGCCGCAGGGGTCGAACGGCTCGGCGTGGACCAGATCGCCATCCACCCCGACTACGACGAGTTCCTCACGGTCAACGACATCGCGTTGCTGCACCTCAGCACGCCGTCAGCCACGCCGCCGGCCGCGGTCGTGACCGCTGGGCAGGGCGCGCTGTACGCACCGGGGAGGACGGCGTTCGTCACCGGCTACGGCACGACGACCCCCTTCGGCGAGAACCCATCCGACGTCCTGCTCGAGGTCGACGTCCCGCTGGTCGACGACCAGTCCTGCGCGCAGGGGTACCCCGACCTGGTGTTCGACCGCCACACCTGCGCCGGTGACCCCGGCACCGAGCAGAACCCGGGCAACGACACCTGCCAGGGCGACTCCGGCGGCCCCCTGTGGACCGACGAGAACGGCGTGCTGACGCTCATCGGCATCACCTCCTTCGGGGGCCTCTGCGGTGTGCAGGACCCCGGGGTCTACACCGAGCTGATCACCTACCTCAGCTGGGTGGCCGGCATCATCGACGGGTCGATCCCGATCAACACCCCCACCGACCCGACCACACCCGAGCTGCCGGACGGTGCATCCGCACCGATCGACCGGATCACCTTCGACGACTCCGCGACGTCCGACGCCGTGCTGCAGGCCGTGGCGATCTCGCGCGCCACCTTCCGCGACGACGACGCCCAGTTCGGGGTGATCGCCACGTCCTCGCGGTTCCCGGACGCGCTCGGCGGGTCGTCGCTGGCCTACGGCCTCGGACCGTTGTTGTTCACCAACCCCGACGGCAGCCTCTCGGCGCAGACCGGGACCGAGCTGCAGCGGGCCGTGGTCGCCGGCAGCGAGATCTTCGTCCTCGGCGGCACGGCGGTCATACCGGACGCGACGCTGGATGCGATCCGGCAGCTTGGTTTCACCGTCACCCGCATTGCCGGGACGGGTCGGGAGCAGACCGCGGTCGCGGTCGGCAACCTGATCATCGACCTCTTCGACGGCGCCCTGCCCAACGACACCGTGATCGTCGCGACCGGCGGCAACTGGCCCGACGCGGTCACCGTCGGCCAGATCGGGTCCCGCTGGGGCATGCCGATCCTGCTGACCCCGTCGGACTCCCTCAACGGCGACACCGGGGCGTTCCTGTCCCAGCACCGCCCGTCGACGGTCCTCGTGGCCGGTGGCACGGCGGTCATCTCCGATGGGGTCGTGGCACAGATCGAGGCCATCACCGGTCCGGGCAGCGTCGTGCGGCTGGCCGGGTCGACCAGGCACGGCACTGCGGCTGCCGTCACCGACTACAACATCCGCGAGTACTACGGCGCGACCCAGCCGCCCTACGTCGTGGCGGTGAACCTGCGACGCGAGCCGGACGGGTTCGCCCATGTCCTGGCAGCCTCCATGCTGACCGGGGCCTTCGGTGGGGTCATGGCCACCGTCGAGGGCGACACCGGGGTGGACGTGCCGACGGAGGTCCTCGACTCCATCTGCGGGCTCGACGGGCAGGTCCTCGTGGCGGGCGGCACCGACCTCGTGTCGGACCCCGCCGCCAACCTGGTCCAGGCGGCCTCGGGTGGGGCGGGCTGCAA
This genomic window from Euzebya rosea contains:
- a CDS encoding trypsin-like serine protease translates to MRRLPILVLTALLLVPLLPAVPAAAEDFHIINGQPADRGEYPAMAALVIRDQEFQFCGGTLIDDEWILTAAHCFYDSRTGGSQIPPGELEIVINATNWRTDNAAGVERLGVDQIAIHPDYDEFLTVNDIALLHLSTPSATPPAAVVTAGQGALYAPGRTAFVTGYGTTTPFGENPSDVLLEVDVPLVDDQSCAQGYPDLVFDRHTCAGDPGTEQNPGNDTCQGDSGGPLWTDENGVLTLIGITSFGGLCGVQDPGVYTELITYLSWVAGIIDGSIPINTPTDPTTPELPDGASAPIDRITFDDSATSDAVLQAVAISRATFRDDDAQFGVIATSSRFPDALGGSSLAYGLGPLLFTNPDGSLSAQTGTELQRAVVAGSEIFVLGGTAVIPDATLDAIRQLGFTVTRIAGTGREQTAVAVGNLIIDLFDGALPNDTVIVATGGNWPDAVTVGQIGSRWGMPILLTPSDSLNGDTGAFLSQHRPSTVLVAGGTAVISDGVVAQIEAITGPGSVVRLAGSTRHGTAAAVTDYNIREYYGATQPPYVVAVNLRREPDGFAHVLAASMLTGAFGGVMATVEGDTGVDVPTEVLDSICGLDGQVLVAGGTDLVSDPAANLVQAASGGAGCNAVRQLRLGDVTFSSITGALPTRLYEFQGTAGTTVRIRMDALGDPATAVDPILSLRNAGGEIAFNDDDDFEPGLNSFIEAQLPTDGTYTIEASSFGGSTGDFILSLDPAPVFEDVDTLTADQREIHYPISAPAGTRIVVTQRALDGFVDPLLLAVEGDLGNVFDGEIVGFSDDGGGFPNARMDFRMPASGRVTLVAGVYDDFFGPYSLAVFSPTGQPIQFG
- a CDS encoding VOC family protein; the encoded protein is MIAEIIIIVGSLDEAVTFYTETVGLDYLRRVRVDDATVVMLGAGGTRVSLLEGPTPSVRVVFTTDDIGVDHRRLVRRGTPMPIEPTRARGGTVLPFTDPWGNALAFWETS
- a CDS encoding ATP-dependent zinc protease, encoding MSTEHIGRLTSGLVIGWREWVRLPDLGIVVKAKVDTGARTSAIHATDIERHGDVVHFTVHPHQRDDDDATRVSAPLVDVREVRSSSGATSERYVVRTPVTLHRRRWTIELTLASRDDMGFRMLLGRTAVRGRFLVDPGVSYLAGDGNPSDTKM